TACATGAAAGCATTAAAGATGAGAATAGTAtgatttctcccttccccttctacCTCTTGAGGACTTGCTAATCCTTATTTAATCAAATCTTAAGATTCTCCACATTTTTGGACCTAATTCAAAAGCCTGTTATTTTGATAGAGGTGACAGGTAGCTTAAAGTGTGTTTGGTCGCAAATTAAAAGATCCTGTGATTTTAAGCTTCTCATAGTTAATTTGCATAGGTAATGAAGAGTTTACTCTAATGTTGATGACTGTGGTAGAATCACTTAATGGTTTATATTCTGTCCCAATAAGGATTTGATTATGTTGCTCTcttgaatatacatatataaaaaaataatatatttctcatggtttaattttttttttaagctcatgTCCCTGATGCCAAAAATGCATCTACTCTTCCCTCTAACTCTGGTAAGGTCATTCTGGAGTGATATGATGGACTCTGCACAGAGCTTCATAACCTCTTCGTGGACTTTTTATCTTCAAGCTGATGATGGAAAAATAGTTATATTCCAGGTGATGACTGTGCTTCATAGATTCATTTAAATAACAACAGTAGTAATGTATATGTCTTAAATGAATGTCTTAGTATAGGGCCATGTACTTAGTCCCTTACAAATATTTATCATCAAATAATAATTACTTACTAACCTACATTAAAACATTGGGCATCAGGACCCAATTTGACttacccctccctctgcccattGGAAACCTATTTAAAGCCTGTTGTTCCTTATCTTATAAGAACTCTGAATCTGCTAAATTTTAGAGTGGTTAAATTGATAAAAATGAAACCTCTAGAtatgaaacataagaaaaattaatgtaGTTTGAATATAAATAATGGTGTGTATTTATATCATATATGGATATTAGGGAAAAGCAATAGAACATAATTTTTAGTTGTTAATAGTGCTTTTTCTCATAACTCTTATAAGAGAGCTTGTTGAAGAAGCATATTGCCTTCTAGAGAGGTAACTTTTCTCCTACCTCATTATTTACCATGTGATATGATAATAATAGCTGCTGTCTTTGAAGGTTCATGTGTACTAggcatttacatatattatctccaATCTTCAAACAACTTCATGAGGTTgtattatcactattttattgatgaagaaactgTGAGTCTAACTTATTTAAGGTCACGCTGCCAATATAACAGAATTAGGCTTCAAACCTGGGTTACTTTCGCTCCAAGGCTCATATACCACCCTACCATGCTGTCTTCCTTTTAATTTGGTTGTTAAATTCCTCAAACTTACCAGCCAACAAATTATGTTGTGATGCTTTCTCTCAGGTAATAATTAAAGTAAACCCTTTAATTATTATTGCCAATTGAGTGGCTTATTATAAGGCTAGTCTGTGATTTTTAGCATTGTCCTGAGTCTTGGGTACCCTGTACTTAATTTGGTAATATGTAAAACACAGAAGGAGTTTTCTCTCTTTAAGTTCATGAAGAAGTTCTGTGTCTGAAAGCTACTTAAGTTAAAGCTTAAGTTGACTCTCAGAGTGGAGTCCTCCTTCATTCCTGACTAGATGTGAGATTAGCTCTGTTCCTCTCTTTATGTCAACTTAAGTGTGACTATGATGGAGAAAACGCCACTCCAGAGAATCAGTGCTACATAGGAGATGTAAAGTATGGAGCACTGAGCTATAATTTATGAATTACTCATACTTAGGGAAGAATGGAATGTTTCAGATGAGAAAGAATAGAGATAATATGTGTTTAACCAGAAATTTTGGCAGTCTGCTAAATTATTCCTGATCAACCAGAATTAGAACTCAGTTTTGCGTGGTATGATACTTAATGTACTATGTTGTAATTTGtccctctttttttatttatttatttattttatgttgtcAGGCAATTAAACTGACTAAATTCTTGATGATGCTATAAGTCTGCTTCTTTGCAAGGCACTGGATCTAATGTTTAGCAAgtgcaattaaaatatattgtggttaacatgttttattttttataccatACTTCTGTTACTTTTTCTCAATTTGAATCTTTGTAGAGATGATATGTTATCGAACTTCCTACTGAGAAAAGCTTAAGAAGAAGTACAAATGACTTAATTGCTTTCACTATCATTTTAGTCTAAGCCAGAGATCCAGTATGCACCACAGTTGGAGCAGGAGCCTACAAATTTGAAAGAACCGTCACTAAGCAAAATGTcctgtaagttttattttaagtagCTTGGGATTAAAAACATTAACAGTCAAATCTGGTGGTGTTAGAATTGGTTGTATGATTGTTTTTACACTAATGGAAggtgaataaataatttttaaaactgtggttctcaaactttaatatgcattAAGATCTGTAGAGTTTGTTAAAGCAATTTCTGAGCCCCACCTCCAAAGTTTCCAATTTACTAAATCTGGGATAGGACATGAGAATTTGTGTTTCTCACAAATTCCTGGATTCTGTTgcagctggtctggggaccacactttagAATCACTATTCTAAAAACATTTAGTTTGCTTTGAAGGATGTTTTGAGTATGAACTAATGAGAGATTCTGGTATCTCCCAACAAACTAACCAAATAGTGAAACTAccttgaaaatatgtttttattctatttttatttctatgctaGAAGTGAATTTAAACTTATAGGAATAGAAAACATCAGGCTAAAACTGCTtaccttttaaaatgtgctaGCTCATACCTTATTTTAGATActgattttattaactttttaattattttggtggGTGGATAATGACAGAACATAACACAAGGCCATATTTAGATTTGAACAAACCAAATTCTATTATTACATTCAGAAATGTAATTAAATAGAAAGCATCAAtgtcaataaaaatttgaaagtaaaataggAAATTCATAATGTTGTATAATATCCAGTTGATTTTTAATGTGCCAGAGGAACTTGcattcattataaaatatgtcAGATTACATTTACAAAAGCAGCTGGATATCTGTACAGTGTATATATCTAGAAGCAGTCATTTGAGACTAGCTTTTGGAATATAGGATATCATAAACTTGTACCTTATTATTTCAGCAGATCTTCATATGAGAAGTTCACATGCACATAGGAACTATCTTGAAGATGGAGAACGCGACGGTTTTTTAAGAtgtctctctctgtatgtatTCATCTTCACTTATGCATATAGGAGATAAAATCTGGCTTGTATTAGAGAGATGCagtcctttttattattttaaagttatattagCTGCTCAAGagtagaaaacttttttttaccttttacctTTTCCCTACCAAATCCAAAGTTGTACTTTTGGatattttattagtttgtttAAAAGGTAATTCTCATACTACTTTAATCAAACCCAAGCGGGTAGTTTTTTTCACAGCACAAAAGCATCTTTGTTCTTATTGGGAGTCTTTGATTTATGTTACGATATGTGCTTCTTCAGGCATCTCAGTTAAgctttaatttaatatttattgaaaaaaattcacatatgagtagacccacacagttcaaatccgtgttgttcaagggtcaacggtatttacatagcatttacattttattaggtattataagcaatctagagatgatttaaagtatacaggaagaTATGCATAGGTTATACGCAAGTACTACACCACTTTATATAAGGGAATTGAGCACCCTCAGATTTTGGTATGGGAGGGGGCAGCAGTCCTGGGACCAGTGCCCTggggataccaagggatgactgtgtGTCTAAATGGTTTGGGggttggatttttgttttatctatATGGCCACACAGGAGGCTAGGGGAGGTAGATAAGGGCTACAGATAAAGGAGGGCTTTGTGTTCTATACTGAGTGTCATCTCCATgccaaggattctttttttttttttaatttaattatttatttgactgtgtcgggtcttagttgcggcatgggcttctctctagttgtggcgcacgggctctagagcacgcaggcttagttgcccctcagcatgtgggatcttagttccctgagcagggattgaccccgcgtcccctgcattggaacgcggattcttaaccacttgaccaccagggaagtacccatGCCAAGGATTCTTAAGGGTGGCAAGGGAAAGTGGGCAGGCGAGGGTAATTGTTACCTTGTGCCCTCCTGGGAAGGAATATCAGGCCTTCTGAGGATGAGGAGGGTTTTATCAAAGTATGCATGCTTCTACTCCTCCAAGGAGTTGTGATAAGAGCCTTCTCCCTgcaaccaccccccacccctagccaaaaaaaaaaagagagagaaagagacggTAGGCCATAGCACTTGGTGATAACTATCTACTCTGTGTCAGATACCAGACCAAGCACTTGAGTAGAGAGGTGAACAAGTGTGTATATACTCCAGTGGACTATTCTGTCTCAAGTGTAACACTTCAGTAGCCCACGCTACATGCTTCCTGTAATTTCTTAGAGTAGAAATAGTTTCTTGAGAGGTTTTATCAGATATCAGTAGGGTTCTATTAGAACctaaaaattaatactttttacTGAATAAACTCTTTAAAGACTGggtaagaaaatgagaattaaaattttcccttcctttcattGCTAAACTTGCTTTTGACCTTGTACAGAAAAAAAggcaatttttctctctctcagtatTTTGGATTTTTGTTGCAGTTTGGTAAGTTTTATGGAACCTAAATAATTATCTAATCTTAAGCtacagtttattctttttttttttggccatgacacGCGGCttgccagatcttagttccccaaccagggattgaacctggggacccggcagtgagagcactgagtcctaaacactggactgccagggaattccctacagtTTATCCTTAATACTGCATTACCTGGCATCTTATTGATGCCTTATTGCCTTTTAACATTTTGTCATGttttatgttattcttttaaatctaACGTTTTAAAAATAGCTTCACTTGTTCTTTAAATCTTAATCTATAGTTTAGTAAACAATAGGGCACTTATGGAAAAAACTCCAGTTGCTGATTCTTGTAACCGGCCTTCTACCCTAAGATATTTTaatcataagaaaaatgtaaCTATCTCTTTTTAAGATATGTGCTAATGGATACAGAATGCTTCATAACAGATATGCTCTTGTAAGTTGAAATTCAAGTAAATTGTGCTaagttaaatatttgaaatgtagTAGAGAAGCTAACTTCTGGAAGCCTGTTGTGAATCCATTTATAAGACAAatgatcatttcataatttaCCTATTCTGTACCTTAATTCTTTGGAATATTGGGTTTTCTTAAAGCAAGTATTATCTTAATACCTTGCAAaataatatatgacatttgtGTAGCACTGTACAGTTTATAGGACACTTTGATTTGCCTTATCtcatttagtaatttaaaaatacccttAACAGTAATTTgctttaatttcatatatttagcAGAAAGCCAGTAtgtctgattttttaatttataaaagtaaCATAGCCATGTTATAGAAACTTGAGTAATGGAGGAAAGGACATCATATCACCCTAATATAATAgctattataatattttcttctctaagtatgttttttaaaatagttttaaaggtAGTACATATAaagttttaattatattattaaataagtaCACAAGATTGATTGCCTGTAATTGTTAAGAGCCTCCTATTTTTTATATTATGCAATTTTAACATAActaattgttgattttttttccccccccagtAACTCCGGGTGGATTTTAACCATGACTCTTGTCCTCTCCGTGATGGTATTGCTCTGGATTTGTTGTGCAACCGTTGCTACAGCTGTGGAGCAGTATGTTCCCTCTGAGGTAAATTTAATTCTAACTCTTAGGCCTTTTGAAGACTGAGCCatatgatttactttttttaatgccttATTGGTTTAGCTAGAAACGCAAAGCCTTTCTATTAATAGAATGAGAGAAGATTTGGTGGTTTTAATCACTCACCGAGATTGGCACACATAAGAATTACAGGTTCTCAGCACAAGAATCACTTTCCAATTTTCTGTGGTGCTAACTACCATAATGACCAGTGTATGCCGCCTGGTTTGAGTACAGTGTCTCTCTTCTCCCTAGACCTTTGAGACTGAAAAAAACCCAGTGACATCAGTTTCTAAGGTgatatataagaaagaaaacttgtaGAACtacttaaagttttaaatttaacattGCCACAAATGTTAAGGAATAATTGCTGCTTTAGAAGCAGCAAGACTAGAGCTTTTGATTTTGAGTAATGTGTTCTGGTATACCCTGAGAGAGATGGAAAACTGTCTTGACTTTCTTggtaattaaaatttaactggcTCAAGAAACATACTGTTAAGGTAAAggatttttgtttcagaaaaaagGTCTAAtttcagtatggtactggcacaaaaacagaaatatagatcagtggaacaggatagaaagcccagagataaacccacgcacatatgatcaccttatttttgataaaggaggcaagaatatacaatggagaaaagacagcctcttcaataagtggtactgggaaaactggatagctacatgtaaaagaatgaaattagaacactccctaacacatacacaaaaataaattcaaaatggattaaagaaaatggattagaggaaaacatagaacactctatgacataaatcacagcaagatcctttttgacccacctcctagagaaatggaaataaaaacaaaaataaacaaatggaacttaatgaaacttaaaagcttttgcacagcaaaggaaaccataaacaagacgaaaagacaaccctcagaatgggagaaaatatttgcaaatgaagcgactgacaaaggattaatctccaaaatttacaagcagctcatgcagctcaatatcaaaacaacaaacaacccaatccaaaaatgggcagaagacctaaatagacatttctccaaagaagatatccagattgccaacaaacacatgaaagcatgctcaacatcactaatcattagagaaatgcagatcaaaactacaatgaggtcacctcacaccagtcagaatggccagcatcaaaaaatctacaaacaataagttctggagagggtgtggagaaaagggaaccctcttgcactgttggtgggaatgtaaattgatacagccactatggagaacactatggaggttccttaaaaaactaaaaatagaactaccatatgacccagcaatcccactactgagaaaaccataattcaaaaagagtcatgtaccacaatgttcattgcagctctatttacaatagccaggaaatggaagcaacctaa
The sequence above is drawn from the Tursiops truncatus isolate mTurTru1 chromosome 1, mTurTru1.mat.Y, whole genome shotgun sequence genome and encodes:
- the TMEM59 gene encoding transmembrane protein 59 isoform X5; protein product: MATAKGSLWVRAQLGLSPLLLLLTMALTGGSGTASAEAFDSVLGDTASCHRACQLTYPLHTYPKEEELYACQRGCRLFSICQFVDDGIDLNRTKLECESACTEAYSQSDEQYACHLGCQNQLPFAELRQEQLMSLMPKMHLLFPLTLVRSFWSDMMDSAQSFITSSWTFYLQADDGKIVIFQSKPEIQYAPQLEQEPTNLKEPSLSKMSSDLHMRSSHAHRNYLEDGERDGFLRCLSLYVLMDTECFITDMLFNSGWILTMTLVLSVMVLLWICCATVATAVEQYVPSENAIEKERKEEKREI
- the TMEM59 gene encoding transmembrane protein 59 isoform X6 produces the protein MATAKGSLWVRAQLGLSPLLLLLTMALTGGSGTASAEAFDSVLGDTASCHRACQLTYPLHTYPKEEELYACQRGCRLFSICQFVDDGIDLNRTKLECESACTEAYSQSDEQYACHLGCQNQLPFAELRQEQLMSLMPKMHLLFPLTLVRSFWSDMMDSAQSFITSSWTFYLQADDGKIVIFQSKPEIQYAPQLEQEPTNLKEPSLSKMSSDLHMRSSHAHRNYLEDGERDGFLRCLSLYVLMDTECFITDMLFNSGWILTMTLVLSVMVLLWICCATVATAVEQYVPSELYLQ